In Pecten maximus chromosome 10, xPecMax1.1, whole genome shotgun sequence, one genomic interval encodes:
- the LOC117336718 gene encoding A-agglutinin anchorage subunit-like has product MAKLSILEEACNVWLGAYKAKDGEAKWQDGCSGVDASYLEEDFESKEACFLLAVGSVLKAESCTTELPYVCQASTLEIDKCFTRVNVMTDVKSAVVEVSEISSPLDCYPTCIAFDRCVGFKYSSSTCSLLEFFTGTSSFAKGTLYMRDLLRTNAPNDVTGSISDLQNICSNSVSKLTQMTPSSTTSTTSSSVSTSTAPSSVSTSTAPSSVSTSTAPSSVSTSTAPSSVSTSTAPSSVSTSTAVISITSSTAASKLAGPADLQSSSPEPVTVEKSSSESTSPLTTLFTSVYTETATIQETETPPMSCSHCSCIKSKQIGLDELKESISKLKEQLSVNRKELSSFKRKLTSAPDDRQSAANIGYVGTLIICLIPGFIILLDMGRFTRELQHFISRLRNSDRTVENATPLKCI; this is encoded by the exons ATGGCCAAGTTGTCTATATTAGAGGAAGCTTG TAACGTTTGGTTGGGAGCGTACAAAGCCAAAGATGGGGAAGCCAAGTGGCAAGATGGCTGTTCGGGAGTTGATGCCAGCTACTTAGAGGAAGACTTTGAATCCAAAGAAGCGTGCTTTCTGTTAGCGGTCGGCAGCGTGTTGAAAGCTGAGTCATGTACCACTGAACTACCGTATGTGTGTCAAGCATCTACATTAG AAATTGACAAATGCTTTACCCGAGTGAACGTTATGACTGATGTGAAAAGCGCTGTCGTAGAAGTAAGTGAAATTTCATCGCCGCTCGATTGTTACCCAACGTGCATAGCATTTGACCGTTGTGTTGGATTCAAATATTCATCTTCTACGTGTTCTTTACTTGAATTCTTCACCGGGACATCATCATTTGCAAAGGGAACCCTGTATATGAGAG ATCTGCTGAGAACAAACGCTCCAAATGACGTCACAGGTAGCATAAGCGACCTCCAAAACATATGTTCTAATTCTGTGTCAAAACTAACTCAAATGACACCAAGCAGTACAACATCGACAACTTCCAGTAGCGTGTCTACATCGACAGCCCCTAGTAGTGTGTCTACATCGACAGCCCCTAGTAGTGTGTCTACATCGACAGCCCCCAGTAGTGTGTCTACATCGACAGCCCCCAGTAGTGTGTCTACATCGACAGCCCCCAGTAGTGTGTCTACATCGACAGCCGTCATTAGTATAACTTCATCGACAGCCGCAAGTAAACTGGCGGGCCCTGCTGACCTTCAATCTAGTAGTCCAGAACCAGTAACAGTCGAAAAATCGTCGTCCGAGTCAACATCACCACTTACCACTCTATTCACTTCCGTCTATACGGAAACAGCAACAATTCAAG AGACAGAGACCCCGCCCATGTCCTGCAGCCACTGCTCTTGTATAAAAAGCAAGCAAATTGGCCTAGATGAGTTGAAGGAGAGCATCAGTAAGTTAAAGGAACAGCTGAGCGTCAACCGAAAGGAACTGTCTTCGTTCAAACGTAAACTGACGAGTGCCCCCGACGACCGACAATCTGCAGCCAACATCGGTTATGTGGGCACACTGATCATCTGTTTGATTCCTGGATTCATCATACTCCTGGATATGGGCAGATTCACGCGGGAACTCCAACACTTCATATCACGCCTGAGAAATTCCGATCGTACAGTTGAAAACGCTACTCCTCTCAAATGCATCTGA